The Verrucomicrobiia bacterium genome has a window encoding:
- a CDS encoding CHRD domain-containing protein yields MKKLILSLGMASCLVSAQAAVYIFDATLTGANESPANASPAFGYAVFQYDDAAHSLTVQALFAGLIGTTTAAHVHAPTALPFQGTASVATTVPNFAGFPTGVTLGLYNNTLDLTAASSYNPAFVTANGGTTAGAEAALVAAMFAGRSYLNIHTTQFPGGEIRGFLTLVPEPSSFALLTLGGAALMGVRARRRA; encoded by the coding sequence ATGAAGAAGTTAATTCTTTCCCTTGGAATGGCGAGTTGCCTCGTCTCCGCTCAAGCGGCCGTTTACATTTTCGACGCCACCCTCACAGGCGCGAACGAAAGCCCAGCCAACGCATCCCCTGCATTCGGGTATGCTGTGTTTCAATACGACGATGCAGCGCATTCGCTGACGGTCCAGGCACTGTTTGCAGGACTGATCGGCACGACCACTGCAGCTCACGTCCACGCACCCACCGCCCTGCCCTTTCAGGGAACGGCCAGCGTCGCAACCACGGTTCCGAACTTTGCAGGGTTCCCGACCGGCGTCACCCTCGGTTTGTATAACAACACTCTCGATCTGACTGCTGCCTCCAGCTACAACCCCGCATTCGTCACTGCCAACGGTGGGACGACCGCCGGCGCCGAAGCAGCACTGGTAGCCGCAATGTTCGCGGGCCGGTCCTATCTGAACATCCACACCACGCAGTTTCCTGGCGGTGAAATTCGCGGATTCCTCACACTCGTTCCCGAGCCGAGCTCCTTCGCATTGTTGACGCTCGGTGGTGCCGCATTGATGGGTGTTCGCGCCCGGCGCCGCGCCTGA